One segment of Rhodanobacter thiooxydans DNA contains the following:
- a CDS encoding type II secretion system F family protein, with protein sequence MATATATNINKARELGAQRAEVSKLTTYEWVALDKRGKRMKGDMPAKNALLVKAELRRQGMNPQTVRERAKPLFGATGSTIKPGDVAIFSRQIATMMASGVPMIQAFDIIADGQKNIRFKNVLLDVKQNIEGGASLHEALGRYPVQFDELYCNLVKAGEASGVLDTVLDTVATYKERTEAIKKKIKKALFYPMMVLAVVFIVVLIMLLFVVPVFAKTFQDAGAQLPAPTQLLVTASRFMQSYWFVVVGVIGGSIIAIVLAKKRSVKFAHFLDRMALKMPVMGNIVRNSAIARFARTLGVTFRAGVPLVEAMDAVAGATGSVVYGDAVRQMRDDISVGHQLQLAMKQTGLFPNMVVQMTAIGEESGALDNMLFKVAEFYEEEVSNAVDTLSTLLEPIIMVVLGTLVGGMVVALYLPIFKLAGTF encoded by the coding sequence ATGGCTACGGCTACCGCAACGAACATCAACAAGGCGCGTGAGCTCGGTGCCCAGCGCGCCGAGGTCAGCAAGCTGACCACTTACGAGTGGGTGGCGCTGGACAAGCGTGGCAAGCGCATGAAGGGCGACATGCCGGCGAAGAACGCCTTGCTGGTCAAGGCCGAACTGCGCCGCCAGGGCATGAACCCGCAGACCGTGCGCGAGCGCGCCAAGCCGCTGTTCGGCGCCACCGGCAGCACCATCAAGCCGGGCGACGTGGCCATCTTCAGTCGCCAGATTGCCACCATGATGGCGTCCGGCGTGCCGATGATCCAGGCCTTCGACATCATTGCCGACGGCCAGAAGAACATCCGCTTCAAGAACGTCCTGCTCGACGTGAAGCAGAACATCGAGGGCGGTGCGTCGCTGCACGAGGCGCTGGGGCGTTACCCGGTGCAGTTCGACGAGCTGTACTGCAACCTGGTGAAGGCCGGCGAGGCCTCCGGTGTGCTGGACACCGTGCTGGACACCGTGGCGACCTACAAGGAGCGCACGGAAGCGATCAAGAAGAAGATCAAGAAAGCGCTGTTCTACCCGATGATGGTGCTGGCGGTGGTATTCATCGTCGTGCTGATCATGTTGCTGTTCGTGGTGCCGGTGTTCGCCAAGACCTTCCAGGACGCCGGCGCGCAGCTGCCCGCACCCACCCAGCTGCTGGTGACCGCCTCACGGTTCATGCAGAGTTACTGGTTCGTGGTTGTCGGCGTGATCGGCGGTAGCATCATCGCGATCGTGCTCGCCAAGAAGCGCTCGGTGAAATTTGCCCACTTCCTCGACCGCATGGCGCTGAAGATGCCGGTGATGGGCAATATCGTGCGCAACTCGGCGATCGCCCGCTTCGCCCGCACGCTGGGCGTCACCTTCCGTGCCGGCGTACCGCTGGTCGAAGCGATGGACGCGGTGGCCGGTGCCACCGGCAGCGTGGTCTACGGCGATGCGGTCAGGCAGATGCGCGACGACATCTCGGTCGGCCACCAGCTGCAGCTGGCGATGAAACAGACCGGCCTGTTCCCGAACATGGTGGTGCAGATGACCGCGATCGGCGAAGAATCCGGCGCGCTGGACAACATGCTGTTCAAGGTGGCGGAATTCTACGAGGAAGAAGTCAGCAACGCCGTCGACACTCTCTCCACCTTGCTCGAACCGATCATTATGGTAGTGCTCGGCACCCTGGTCGGCGGCATGGTGGTGGCCCTGTACCTGCCTATCTTCAAGCTCGCCGGCACGTTCTGA
- a CDS encoding endonuclease domain-containing protein, whose product MHHKPPLPTQTLATAKSLRATSTDAERKLWYYLRAHRLGGFKFRRQHPIPPYVADFYCDGLKLVIELDGSQHSEEIDSTRMQALERQGLLVLRFWNNQVLQEIEAVLEAILNFARHRTLSPTPPPEWEGL is encoded by the coding sequence ATGCATCACAAACCACCCCTGCCCACCCAAACGCTAGCCACAGCCAAGTCGCTGCGAGCCACCAGCACCGATGCCGAACGCAAGCTCTGGTATTACTTGCGCGCGCACCGCCTTGGTGGATTCAAATTTCGCCGCCAACATCCCATACCGCCATATGTCGCGGACTTTTACTGCGACGGACTCAAACTGGTCATCGAACTCGATGGTTCGCAGCACAGCGAAGAAATCGACAGCACGCGTATGCAGGCCCTCGAACGCCAGGGTTTGCTTGTATTGAGGTTCTGGAACAATCAGGTGTTGCAGGAAATCGAGGCAGTGCTTGAGGCGATCTTGAACTTCGCTCGGCACCGCACCCTCTCCCCCACCCCTCCCCCGGAGTGGGAGGGGCTTTAA
- a CDS encoding prepilin peptidase, with the protein MPELPLVLWIALAGVLGLLVGSFLNVVILRLPERMAAAWRQEAREVLELQADATPLPPGIVREPSHCPHCKHPLSARDNIPLFGWLLLRGHCRYCQAKISIQYPLVELLSGVLSAVVVWKFGPSWAALAGLALTWTLIALSGVDFRTQLLPDQLTLPLLWLGLLLSLLPMFVTAPASILAAAIGYLSLWSVYWAFKLLTGKEGMGHGDFKLLAALGAWMGPVSLLPIILLSSLIGALVGGILIALRRHEREIPMPFGPFLAAAGWVWFVAGADLLQGYMQLTGLR; encoded by the coding sequence ATGCCCGAACTTCCCCTTGTCCTGTGGATCGCCCTGGCCGGCGTGCTCGGCCTGCTGGTGGGCAGCTTTCTCAACGTGGTGATCCTGCGGCTGCCCGAGCGGATGGCCGCGGCATGGCGGCAGGAGGCACGGGAGGTGCTGGAGCTGCAGGCTGATGCCACGCCGCTGCCGCCGGGCATCGTGCGCGAGCCGTCGCACTGTCCGCACTGCAAGCATCCGCTGTCGGCGCGGGACAACATCCCGCTGTTCGGCTGGCTGCTGCTGCGCGGGCACTGCCGTTACTGCCAGGCGAAGATCTCGATCCAGTACCCGCTGGTGGAACTGCTCAGCGGCGTGCTGAGCGCGGTGGTCGTGTGGAAGTTCGGCCCGTCGTGGGCTGCGCTGGCCGGGCTGGCGCTGACCTGGACCTTGATCGCGCTGTCCGGCGTCGACTTCCGCACCCAGCTGCTGCCCGACCAGCTCACCCTGCCGCTGCTGTGGCTGGGCCTGCTGCTGTCGCTGCTGCCGATGTTCGTCACCGCGCCAGCGTCGATCCTGGCCGCGGCGATCGGCTACCTGAGCCTGTGGAGCGTGTACTGGGCATTCAAGCTGCTCACCGGCAAGGAGGGCATGGGCCACGGCGATTTCAAGCTGCTCGCCGCACTGGGCGCATGGATGGGGCCGGTATCGCTGTTGCCGATCATCCTGCTGTCGTCACTGATCGGCGCGCTGGTCGGTGGCATCCTGATCGCGCTGCGCCGGCACGAGCGCGAGATCCCGATGCCGTTCGGCCCGTTCCTCGCCGCCGCCGGCTGGGTCTGGTTCGTAGCCGGCGCGGATCTGCTGCAGGGTTACATGCAGCTGACTGGCCTGCGGTGA
- the coaE gene encoding dephospho-CoA kinase (Dephospho-CoA kinase (CoaE) performs the final step in coenzyme A biosynthesis.) translates to MAIALTGGVAAGKTAVTRRFEALGVHVHDADVAAREVIEPGTPGLAAVVEAFGAGVLDDSGRLDRAAMRQHVFTDPAARKTLEAIIHPRVRQWLHERAMAERGPYCLLAIPLLAENIEHYRWVDRVLLVDAPEPVQLARLIDRDGIDETLARRMLAHQASRSERLALADDVIENSGDEAALDQAVTDLHRRYLALASDR, encoded by the coding sequence ATGGCGATCGCCCTGACCGGCGGCGTCGCCGCCGGCAAGACGGCGGTGACGCGGCGCTTCGAGGCGCTGGGCGTGCACGTACATGACGCCGACGTGGCCGCCCGCGAGGTGATCGAGCCTGGCACGCCCGGGCTGGCCGCGGTGGTCGAGGCCTTCGGTGCCGGCGTACTGGATGACTCAGGGCGGCTGGACCGCGCAGCCATGCGCCAGCACGTGTTCACCGACCCTGCAGCACGAAAAACACTGGAGGCGATCATCCACCCGCGCGTGCGCCAGTGGCTGCACGAACGCGCCATGGCCGAGCGCGGCCCGTATTGCCTGCTGGCGATTCCATTGCTGGCCGAGAATATCGAACACTACCGCTGGGTCGACCGCGTGCTGCTGGTCGACGCCCCCGAACCGGTCCAGCTCGCGCGCCTGATCGACCGCGACGGCATCGACGAAACCCTTGCCCGCCGCATGCTGGCCCACCAGGCCAGCCGCAGCGAACGCCTGGCCCTGGCCGATGACGTGATCGAGAACAGCGGCGACGAAGCCGCGCTGGATCAGGCTGTCACCGACCTGCATCGACGCTATCTGGCCCTGGCGTCTGACCGGTAG
- a CDS encoding NUDIX domain-containing protein yields the protein MPASVSPAVMHVMAGLLLDADGRVLLAQRPPGKHLAGLWEFPGGKREPGEAPVAALARELREELGVTLQHAEPLVALPWRYGERELLLDAWRVQAWIGEPRPLEGQALQWQFPALIDMAILTPADCPILQTLIEARGARADPTGQTPGPDSVDAGR from the coding sequence ATGCCCGCGTCCGTGTCGCCCGCGGTCATGCACGTGATGGCCGGACTGCTGCTGGACGCCGACGGCCGCGTGCTGCTGGCGCAGCGACCGCCCGGCAAGCATCTGGCCGGACTGTGGGAGTTCCCCGGCGGCAAGCGCGAACCCGGCGAGGCACCCGTGGCGGCGCTGGCCCGCGAACTGCGCGAGGAACTGGGCGTCACGCTGCAACACGCCGAGCCGCTGGTCGCGCTGCCGTGGCGCTACGGCGAGCGCGAGCTGCTGCTCGACGCCTGGCGGGTCCAAGCGTGGATCGGCGAACCACGTCCGCTGGAAGGGCAGGCGCTGCAATGGCAGTTCCCCGCCCTGATCGACATGGCGATCCTCACCCCGGCAGACTGCCCGATCCTGCAAACCCTGATCGAGGCGCGCGGCGCCCGCGCGGACCCTACCGGTCAGACGCCAGGGCCAGATAGCGTCGATGCAGGTCGGTGA
- a CDS encoding dihydrofolate reductase, translating into MAISLIAALDENFAIGRKGQLPWHLPDDLRWFKQLTTGKNVLMGYNTALSIGRALPDRVNLVLTRRHEAPYPGQITVRSIEEAQARCDNTGLIVIGGGMVFAEALPRARRLYLTWVGAAIDGADAFFPGVHFSDWTEVSRVHHKADAEHAYDFDMVEYLRSS; encoded by the coding sequence ATGGCCATTTCGCTGATTGCCGCACTCGACGAAAACTTCGCGATCGGCCGCAAGGGGCAGTTGCCCTGGCACCTGCCCGACGACCTGCGCTGGTTCAAGCAGCTGACCACCGGCAAGAACGTGCTGATGGGCTACAACACCGCGCTGTCGATCGGCCGCGCGCTGCCGGACCGGGTCAACCTGGTGCTGACGCGCCGCCACGAGGCGCCGTATCCGGGCCAGATCACCGTGCGCTCGATCGAGGAAGCGCAGGCGCGCTGCGACAACACCGGCCTGATCGTGATCGGCGGCGGCATGGTGTTCGCCGAAGCGCTGCCGCGCGCCCGTCGCCTGTACCTCACCTGGGTCGGTGCCGCGATCGACGGCGCCGACGCGTTCTTTCCCGGCGTGCACTTCAGCGACTGGACCGAGGTCTCCCGCGTGCACCACAAGGCCGATGCCGAGCACGCCTACGACTTCGACATGGTCGAATACCTGCGCAGCAGCTGA
- a CDS encoding thymidylate synthase, translating into MRAYLDLLRHVLDHGTEKTDRTGTGTRSVFGWQMRFDLNDGFPLVTTKKLHIKSIVHELIWFLRGDTNIAYLKEHGVRIWDEWADPNGDLGPVYGRQWRAWPAADGGAVDQIAWVVDEIRRNPDSRRLIVSAWNVGELPKMALMPCHTMFQFYVAGGKLSCQLYQRSGDIFLGVPFNIASYALLTHMVAQVCGLGVGDFVHTLGDAHLYNNHLEQAQLQLSREPRPLPRLKLDPAVRSIFDFRYEDVAIEGYQPHPAIKAAVAV; encoded by the coding sequence ATGCGCGCCTATCTCGACCTGCTCCGCCATGTCCTCGACCATGGCACCGAAAAGACCGACCGCACCGGCACCGGCACGCGCAGCGTGTTCGGCTGGCAGATGCGCTTCGACCTCAACGATGGTTTCCCGCTGGTCACCACCAAGAAGCTGCACATCAAGTCGATCGTGCATGAGCTGATCTGGTTCCTGCGCGGCGACACCAACATCGCCTACCTGAAAGAACACGGCGTGCGCATCTGGGACGAATGGGCCGATCCGAACGGCGATCTCGGCCCGGTCTACGGCCGGCAGTGGCGCGCCTGGCCCGCCGCCGACGGCGGCGCGGTCGACCAGATCGCCTGGGTGGTCGACGAGATCCGGCGCAACCCGGATTCACGACGGCTGATCGTCAGCGCGTGGAACGTAGGCGAGCTGCCGAAGATGGCGCTGATGCCGTGCCACACGATGTTCCAGTTTTACGTGGCGGGTGGAAAACTCAGCTGCCAGCTGTACCAGCGCTCGGGCGACATCTTCCTCGGCGTGCCGTTCAACATCGCCAGCTACGCGCTGCTCACGCACATGGTGGCGCAGGTCTGCGGCCTGGGCGTGGGTGACTTCGTGCACACGTTGGGCGACGCGCACCTGTACAACAATCACCTCGAGCAGGCGCAGCTGCAGCTGAGTCGCGAACCACGGCCGTTGCCGCGGCTGAAGCTCGATCCGGCGGTGCGCTCGATCTTCGATTTCCGCTACGAGGACGTCGCGATCGAGGGCTACCAGCCGCATCCGGCGATCAAGGCCGCCGTTGCCGTGTAG
- the lgt gene encoding prolipoprotein diacylglyceryl transferase, producing the protein MSQPYVVDFNPVAFQIGPIQVHWYGLMYLLGFFFVAVLGEYRRRRGRLPVSRDALGDLLFYGMLGVIVGGRVWYMLFYADIDWIWTAPQTLFKVWDGGMSFHGGLLGVLVAGWWWSRKQKLHFFDTIDFVAPLVPIGLGLGRLGNFINGELWGKPSDVSWAMIFPQAPDRLPRHPSQLYEMLLEGVVMFVVLWLVSLKPRPRYLVSGLFALLYGCFRFAVEFVRVPDAQLGYLFGTSWVTMGQMQSLPLIAVGLLLLAMSRRAPTLPLATA; encoded by the coding sequence ATGTCCCAGCCCTACGTCGTCGATTTCAATCCCGTCGCTTTCCAGATCGGCCCGATCCAGGTGCACTGGTACGGCCTGATGTACCTGCTCGGCTTTTTCTTCGTCGCCGTGCTGGGTGAATACCGGCGTCGGCGCGGCCGCTTGCCGGTCAGCCGCGATGCGCTGGGCGACCTGCTGTTCTACGGCATGCTGGGCGTGATCGTGGGCGGGCGCGTGTGGTACATGCTGTTCTACGCCGACATCGACTGGATCTGGACTGCACCGCAAACCCTGTTCAAGGTGTGGGACGGCGGCATGAGCTTCCACGGCGGCCTGCTCGGCGTGCTGGTGGCGGGCTGGTGGTGGTCGCGCAAGCAGAAGCTGCACTTCTTCGACACCATCGACTTCGTGGCGCCGCTGGTGCCGATCGGGCTGGGGCTGGGTCGGCTGGGTAACTTCATCAACGGCGAGTTGTGGGGCAAGCCCAGCGACGTGTCGTGGGCGATGATCTTCCCGCAGGCGCCGGATCGCTTGCCGCGGCATCCCTCGCAGTTGTACGAAATGCTGCTCGAAGGCGTGGTGATGTTCGTGGTGCTGTGGCTGGTGTCGCTGAAACCACGGCCGCGCTACCTGGTGTCCGGCCTGTTCGCGCTGCTGTACGGCTGCTTCCGCTTCGCGGTGGAGTTCGTGCGCGTGCCCGACGCGCAGCTCGGCTACCTGTTCGGCACGTCGTGGGTGACGATGGGGCAGATGCAGTCGTTGCCGCTGATCGCGGTCGGGTTGCTGCTGCTCGCCATGTCGCGGCGCGCGCCGACCCTGCCGCTCGCCACTGCCTGA
- a CDS encoding alpha/beta hydrolase family protein, whose product MSYRLARTMLSAACLLLPAAAVAADLVPVEDFARHAQLSMPRLSPDGRHLAVNMNDTDGNSHALVVYDVTDMSRPVSLLRLPKYELAVGITWVSNTRLVVEKGKQMGSIDKPAATGEVIATDFDGKNQDYLYGFESKFGSRAGTRGTDRGWGFLAGLPTPTNGRFYMTTYGWESQDYSTLYDVDAGKNTRRLIGQIKMSGLDFMVGADGKAHYAYGRNDNWDYVVYHQQAGGWTPMAAARIGSSFTPIDSTPDGQRVYARYNAGGGPTSLVEQDEDGGNRKVLASDGFSSIGSIEWTALPRQPFATVPATGMPQTSYIDANTPTAKLHRALSQKFAGHVQFVDFSEDGSKLLFWVGSDRDPGTYYLIDTHNYKVSKLFAEEPWIDPAKMAERRPLHFKASDGMELEAILTIPRGVAGNNLPMVLLPHGGPIDVQDTWYYDDDAQFLASRGYLVLQVNYRGSSGRGVGFQEAGYLKWGTRIQQDLIDGVKWAIAENYADPKRVCVYGGSFGGYSAMMTTIRAPGMFKCAVGYAGIYDLKMMYSKGDIRESKSGRNYLNMVIGKDDADLDANSPDKLVDKIDVPVLLIHGEDDKRAPFAQAKAMRAALDAAHKPYEWLSKPGEGHGFYSEENNIEFYNRLQAFLAKHIGPGASAR is encoded by the coding sequence ATGTCGTACCGTCTTGCGCGGACCATGCTGTCCGCGGCCTGCCTGCTGTTGCCCGCCGCCGCCGTGGCTGCCGATCTGGTGCCGGTGGAGGATTTCGCGCGCCACGCGCAACTCTCCATGCCGCGGCTTTCACCGGACGGCAGGCACCTCGCCGTCAACATGAACGATACCGACGGCAACTCGCATGCGCTGGTCGTCTACGACGTGACCGACATGAGCAGGCCGGTCAGCCTGCTGCGCCTGCCCAAGTACGAGCTGGCCGTCGGCATCACCTGGGTCAGCAACACCCGGCTGGTGGTGGAAAAAGGCAAGCAGATGGGCTCGATCGACAAGCCCGCCGCCACCGGCGAAGTGATCGCCACCGATTTCGACGGCAAGAACCAGGACTATCTTTACGGCTTCGAAAGCAAGTTCGGCTCGCGTGCCGGCACACGCGGCACCGACCGCGGCTGGGGCTTCCTGGCCGGGCTGCCGACGCCGACCAACGGCCGCTTCTACATGACCACGTACGGCTGGGAAAGCCAGGACTACAGCACCCTGTACGACGTCGACGCGGGCAAGAACACGCGCCGCCTGATCGGCCAGATCAAGATGAGCGGACTGGACTTCATGGTTGGCGCGGACGGCAAGGCCCACTACGCCTATGGCCGTAACGACAACTGGGACTACGTGGTCTACCACCAGCAGGCTGGCGGCTGGACGCCGATGGCTGCCGCCCGGATCGGCAGCAGCTTCACCCCGATCGACTCCACGCCCGACGGGCAGCGCGTCTACGCCCGCTACAACGCCGGCGGCGGCCCGACCTCGCTGGTCGAACAGGACGAGGACGGCGGCAACCGCAAGGTGCTCGCCAGCGACGGTTTCAGCAGCATCGGCAGCATCGAGTGGACGGCGCTGCCGCGCCAGCCGTTCGCCACCGTACCGGCCACCGGCATGCCGCAGACTAGCTACATCGACGCCAACACGCCCACGGCCAAACTGCACCGCGCGCTGAGCCAGAAATTCGCCGGCCATGTCCAGTTCGTCGACTTCAGCGAGGATGGCAGCAAGCTGCTGTTCTGGGTCGGCAGCGACCGCGACCCGGGCACCTACTACCTGATCGACACACACAACTACAAGGTGAGCAAGCTGTTCGCCGAGGAGCCGTGGATCGACCCGGCGAAGATGGCCGAGCGACGCCCCCTGCACTTCAAGGCCAGCGACGGCATGGAACTGGAGGCGATCCTCACGATCCCCCGGGGCGTTGCCGGCAACAACCTGCCCATGGTGCTGCTGCCGCACGGCGGCCCGATCGACGTGCAGGACACCTGGTACTACGACGACGACGCGCAGTTCCTGGCCAGCCGCGGCTATCTGGTGCTGCAGGTGAACTACCGCGGCTCCAGCGGTCGCGGCGTCGGTTTCCAGGAAGCCGGCTACCTGAAGTGGGGCACCCGCATCCAGCAGGACCTGATCGACGGCGTGAAGTGGGCCATCGCGGAAAACTACGCCGACCCGAAGCGCGTCTGCGTCTACGGCGGCAGCTTCGGCGGCTACTCGGCCATGATGACCACGATCCGCGCACCGGGCATGTTCAAGTGCGCGGTGGGCTACGCCGGCATCTACGACCTGAAGATGATGTACAGCAAAGGCGACATCCGCGAAAGCAAGTCCGGCCGCAACTACCTGAACATGGTCATCGGCAAGGACGACGCCGATCTCGATGCGAACTCGCCCGACAAGCTGGTCGACAAGATCGACGTGCCGGTGCTGCTGATCCACGGTGAAGACGACAAACGTGCACCGTTCGCGCAGGCCAAGGCGATGCGTGCTGCACTCGACGCCGCGCACAAGCCGTACGAATGGCTGAGCAAGCCGGGCGAAGGCCACGGCTTCTACAGCGAAGAGAACAACATCGAGTTCTACAACCGGCTGCAGGCCTTCCTCGCCAAGCACATCGGGCCGGGCGCCAGCGCACGCTGA
- a CDS encoding TPM domain-containing protein, translated as MARMRRLWANLCGGWFQLSRRFPRALLDEMAAAIATGERTHLGEIRFAVESRLAPLAVLEGLDAAARARQVFAQLRVWDTELNSGVLLYVLMAEHRIEIVADRGIAAKVSTHEWANLCARMRESYAAGQWRTGSLDGIAAANALLERHFPGDGKANPDELPDRPVLL; from the coding sequence ATGGCGCGCATGCGGCGACTGTGGGCGAATCTTTGTGGCGGCTGGTTCCAGCTGTCGCGGCGTTTTCCGCGCGCATTGCTGGACGAGATGGCCGCGGCGATCGCCACCGGCGAGCGCACCCACCTGGGCGAGATCCGCTTCGCAGTGGAATCGCGGCTGGCGCCGCTGGCCGTGCTGGAGGGCCTCGACGCCGCGGCTCGAGCGCGCCAGGTGTTTGCCCAGTTGCGCGTGTGGGACACCGAACTCAACAGTGGCGTGCTGCTTTACGTGCTGATGGCCGAGCACCGCATCGAGATCGTCGCCGACCGCGGCATCGCGGCGAAGGTGTCGACGCACGAATGGGCGAACCTCTGCGCCCGCATGCGCGAAAGCTATGCCGCCGGACAATGGCGCACCGGCAGCCTGGACGGCATCGCCGCCGCCAACGCCTTGCTGGAACGGCATTTCCCCGGCGACGGCAAGGCCAATCCCGACGAGCTGCCGGACCGACCGGTGCTGCTCTGA
- a CDS encoding TPM domain-containing protein, translated as MMPGRLPRRWLLLALLLPALLLAADAVPKLARHVTDLTGTLSAPQIDQLDAQLVALEKAKGAQLVVLMVGSTGEQDIEGYSLAVAEANKVGRKGTDDGVLLLVAKDDRQVRIEVGYGLEGAIPDAATARIIREYIAPKFRANDYFGGISDAVGALTQLINGEPLPPPVQGAPERDRPGLDLQGGLMIAVFVALFLRGIFGRTSRWLRTPLGAVLVGGLLWLLISMGAGILGALVGGVLMLLPGGAGRSVGGGGWGGFGGGGGWGGGGSFGGGGFSGGGGSFGGGGSSGSW; from the coding sequence ATGATGCCCGGGCGCCTCCCGCGCCGCTGGCTGCTGCTGGCGCTGCTGCTGCCGGCCTTGCTGCTGGCGGCCGACGCCGTGCCGAAACTGGCGCGGCACGTCACCGACCTCACCGGCACGCTGAGCGCGCCACAGATCGACCAGCTCGATGCGCAGCTGGTGGCGCTGGAAAAAGCCAAGGGCGCGCAACTGGTGGTGCTGATGGTCGGCAGCACCGGCGAGCAGGACATCGAGGGCTACTCGCTGGCGGTGGCCGAGGCGAACAAGGTGGGCCGCAAGGGTACCGACGACGGCGTGCTGCTGCTGGTGGCGAAGGACGACCGCCAGGTGCGCATCGAGGTTGGCTACGGTCTGGAGGGTGCGATTCCCGACGCCGCTACCGCACGCATCATCCGGGAATACATCGCGCCGAAGTTCCGCGCCAACGACTACTTCGGCGGCATCAGCGACGCGGTCGGCGCGCTGACTCAGCTGATCAACGGCGAGCCGCTGCCGCCGCCGGTGCAAGGTGCTCCCGAGCGCGACCGTCCCGGCCTCGATCTGCAGGGCGGCCTGATGATCGCCGTGTTCGTGGCGCTGTTCCTGCGCGGCATTTTCGGCCGCACCAGCCGCTGGCTGCGCACGCCGCTGGGCGCCGTGCTGGTCGGCGGCCTGCTGTGGCTGCTGATCTCGATGGGCGCCGGCATCCTCGGCGCGCTGGTTGGCGGCGTGCTGATGCTGCTTCCCGGCGGCGCCGGCCGTTCGGTCGGTGGCGGCGGCTGGGGCGGTTTCGGTGGTGGTGGTGGTTGGGGTGGCGGCGGAAGTTTCGGCGGTGGCGGCTTCAGCGGCGGTGGCGGCAGCTTCGGCGGTGGCGGTTCTTCGGGGAGCTGGTGA
- a CDS encoding LemA family protein, whose product MKLLRNLVLLLLAFGLSGCGYNAIQKQDEAVKAAWSEVLNQYQRRADLVPNLVNTVKGYAQHEEKVFVEVTEARAKVGSLQVNADSLNDPAKLQQFQAAQGELGNALSRLMVVSENYPQLKADGLFQNLQAQLEGTENRVTVARNRYVQAVQAYNGMIRTFPNNLTAKIFGYQVKPNFSVENEQAISTAPKVDFGTSTPAPAATR is encoded by the coding sequence ATGAAACTTCTGCGCAATCTCGTGCTGTTGCTGCTTGCCTTCGGCCTGAGCGGTTGCGGTTACAACGCCATCCAGAAGCAGGACGAGGCGGTCAAGGCAGCCTGGTCCGAAGTGCTGAACCAGTACCAGCGCCGCGCCGACCTGGTGCCGAACCTGGTCAACACGGTCAAGGGCTACGCCCAGCACGAGGAGAAGGTCTTCGTCGAGGTGACCGAAGCCCGCGCCAAGGTCGGCAGCCTGCAGGTCAACGCCGATTCGCTCAACGATCCGGCGAAGCTGCAGCAGTTCCAGGCCGCGCAGGGCGAGCTGGGCAACGCGCTGTCGCGCTTGATGGTGGTCAGCGAGAACTACCCGCAGCTGAAGGCCGACGGCCTGTTCCAGAACCTGCAGGCGCAGCTGGAAGGCACCGAGAACCGCGTCACCGTGGCGCGCAACCGCTACGTGCAGGCGGTGCAGGCGTACAACGGGATGATCCGTACCTTCCCGAACAACCTGACCGCGAAGATCTTCGGCTACCAGGTCAAGCCGAATTTCTCGGTCGAGAACGAGCAGGCGATCTCCACCGCGCCGAAGGTGGATTTCGGCACCAGCACGCCGGCGCCTGCCGCGACGCGTTGA
- a CDS encoding diacylglycerol kinase codes for MAAEGFRGPKQVWNAFLWSMKGLRAGWRHEASFRLEACLAVVLIPLGLWLGHGGVEKFVLVLAPMLVLSAELLNSAIEAVVDKVSPEFNELAGRAKDMGSAAVFMLLVLVVLSWALILGPRLFG; via the coding sequence ATGGCCGCCGAAGGTTTCCGCGGTCCGAAGCAGGTCTGGAACGCGTTCCTGTGGTCGATGAAGGGGCTGCGCGCGGGCTGGCGGCACGAGGCTTCGTTCCGGCTGGAAGCCTGCCTGGCGGTGGTGCTGATCCCGCTCGGTTTGTGGCTGGGGCACGGCGGGGTGGAGAAATTCGTGCTGGTCCTGGCACCGATGCTGGTGCTGTCGGCCGAGCTGCTGAATTCGGCGATCGAGGCGGTGGTCGACAAGGTCAGCCCGGAATTCAACGAACTGGCCGGGCGCGCCAAGGACATGGGCTCGGCCGCGGTATTCATGCTGCTGGTGCTGGTGGTGTTGAGCTGGGCCTTGATCCTCGGGCCGCGCCTGTTCGGTTAG